From the genome of Bacillota bacterium:
TACGAGTCGTCTAAGCACCTTTCGAACCGACCAGTCCTCTTCCCCCCTGGTCACCCGCGCCGTATCGTGTGAGCCGGCCAGTTGCGTCAAGAAGCGTTCCGTCTCGCGCCTGCTCCGCAGCAACTGCTCGCGCCAGTCGGCGCCAGCACCACCGACCAGGCTAGTTGGATCCGGGCCCGAGTAACCGATGGCAGGAAGGTAATAGCCCACTTCAGTCAGAGCGATATGCTCAACGATCTGTCGAATGGTGCGCCAGCGAGCCCACTCTGCAAACTGACGATACGGTGGGTCCCAGTCCAAGACCGAGTCGGGAAGACCTTCGACGGTGGCTACAAGGTCTTGCCTCGAGTAGCTGAGTAACCTAAGACACTCCGCGATCTCGTCACTCGTAGCAGGAGCCAGATCATGCTCAAAGAGCACCTCGTTACCGGACACCTCTTCTACGACAGTGATGTCGCCCGGGGCAGCCTCCGCCTCCACTGCGCTGCATCCATGGCGGGCCAACCACTGCTGGTACTCATCGAACTTGCC
Proteins encoded in this window:
- a CDS encoding DinB family protein; translated protein: MRVWLHEWKGNEWGWNAWSLDHTGFATWAPTRDEVLLRVPGKFDEYQQWLARHGCSAVEAEAAPGDITVVEEVSGNEVLFEHDLAPATSDEIAECLRLLSYSRQDLVATVEGLPDSVLDWDPPYRQFAEWARWRTIRQIVEHIALTEVGYYLPAIGYSGPDPTSLVGGAGADWREQLLRSRRETERFLTQLAGSHDTARVTRGEEDWSVRKVLRRLVRHELLHWKSIRRIVRDYGDQEPPG